In a single window of the Cupriavidus basilensis genome:
- a CDS encoding dioxygenase gives METTLAPRLGRGLAVVDDEHTLSQLVKEAMRDTTNPRLREIVDALVDHLHAFLRQVRPSDEEFEFGLRFVAALGHATNATNNEVVLAADVLGLSTLVTLMNNGITDGRTPGALLGPFYRGGAPSYACGDCVVQGETPGLPLFVRGQVRNTAGEPLAGALVEAWQASPVGLYDNQDPSQPDKNLRGAFRADAQGRFHFRTVRPAGYPVPTGGPVGQLLAEQNRHPYRPAHIHFIAAAPGYRTLVTQVFADDSEHLESDVTFGVHRELVGHFRRVDEGTSPWGGFPAPFYTLDFNFVLEPGEQTFPTPPID, from the coding sequence ATGGAGACGACACTTGCCCCGAGGCTCGGCCGTGGCCTGGCCGTGGTGGACGACGAACACACGCTGAGCCAACTGGTCAAGGAGGCGATGCGCGATACCACCAACCCGCGCCTGCGGGAGATCGTCGACGCGCTGGTCGATCATCTGCACGCATTCCTGCGGCAGGTGCGGCCCAGTGACGAGGAGTTCGAGTTCGGGCTGCGCTTTGTCGCGGCGCTGGGCCATGCGACCAACGCAACCAACAACGAGGTCGTGCTGGCGGCCGATGTACTCGGCTTGTCAACGCTGGTGACGCTGATGAACAACGGCATCACCGATGGCCGCACGCCGGGCGCCCTGCTGGGCCCGTTCTATCGCGGCGGCGCGCCGTCTTACGCGTGCGGGGATTGCGTGGTGCAAGGCGAGACGCCGGGGCTGCCATTGTTTGTGAGGGGGCAAGTGCGCAACACCGCCGGCGAGCCCCTGGCCGGCGCGCTGGTGGAAGCGTGGCAGGCTTCGCCGGTTGGCCTCTACGACAACCAGGACCCCTCGCAACCGGACAAGAACCTGCGCGGCGCCTTTCGGGCCGATGCGCAAGGCCGCTTCCATTTCCGCACGGTGCGCCCGGCGGGCTATCCCGTGCCGACGGGCGGCCCCGTCGGCCAGCTGCTGGCCGAACAGAACCGCCATCCGTACCGCCCGGCGCACATTCATTTCATCGCCGCGGCACCGGGTTATCGCACGCTTGTCACGCAGGTGTTCGCCGACGATTCCGAGCATCTGGAGTCGGACGTGACCTTTGGCGTGCACCGCGAACTGGTGGGCCATTTCCGGCGTGTGGACGAAGGCACCAGCCCTTGGGGCGGCTTCCCGGCGCCGTTCTACACGCTGGATTTCAATTTTGTGCTGGAGCCGGGCGAGCAGACCTTCCCGACGCCGCCGATCGACTGA
- a CDS encoding YoaK family protein — MPTTPQSSPQSSAQSSPPTQPQAIASQVFKGAMLSLVAGYVDVVGFIALFGLFTAHVTGNFVMLGVALAHATGGVLAKLLALPVFALSVAATKIAVDAMQARGRPPLPPLLVTQGLLLAAFMLAGCLASPMASPDMPSAIATGMLGVAAMAIQNAQSRIVLTDHVPTTIMTGNSTQVIIDLVELRSASADKVAAAKNRLRKMVPAIAAFAAGAVSGAYAYVQASYWCLAVPILILLALAYSYRAGPAASLAGRQA, encoded by the coding sequence ATGCCGACCACGCCACAGTCCTCGCCACAGTCCTCGGCACAGTCCTCGCCGCCCACGCAACCGCAGGCAATCGCCAGCCAGGTGTTCAAGGGGGCCATGCTCAGCCTGGTTGCGGGCTACGTCGATGTGGTCGGCTTTATCGCCTTGTTCGGCCTGTTCACCGCGCACGTCACCGGCAACTTTGTCATGCTCGGGGTGGCGCTCGCGCACGCGACCGGTGGCGTGCTGGCCAAGCTGCTGGCGCTGCCGGTGTTCGCGCTATCGGTGGCGGCGACGAAGATCGCCGTCGATGCCATGCAGGCGCGCGGCAGGCCACCGCTGCCGCCGCTGCTGGTCACGCAAGGCTTGTTGCTTGCCGCCTTCATGCTGGCGGGCTGCTTGGCCTCGCCCATGGCCTCGCCCGACATGCCATCGGCCATTGCAACCGGGATGCTGGGGGTAGCCGCCATGGCGATCCAGAACGCGCAATCCCGGATCGTGCTGACCGACCATGTGCCGACCACCATCATGACGGGCAACAGCACGCAGGTCATCATCGACCTGGTCGAGCTGCGCAGCGCCTCGGCCGACAAGGTGGCCGCGGCGAAGAACCGGCTGCGCAAGATGGTCCCCGCCATCGCCGCATTCGCGGCCGGCGCCGTGTCGGGCGCGTATGCCTATGTGCAGGCGTCGTACTGGTGCCTTGCCGTGCCGATCCTCATCCTGCTGGCGCTGGCGTATAGCTACCGGGCCGGCCCCGCCGCGTCCCTGGCCGGCAGACAGGCGTAG
- a CDS encoding porin: MAGAGALAVVAVCGPAHAQSTVTVYGRLNTSIEYSRASTATDGAVLGGTGRLTNNRSVFGLRGEEGLGGSLKAIWQIESNLSIDNGAGQIAGRNSRIGLSGDYGTFFMGHWTTPYTEATMEYDPYYPTTAGYMALISNGSASSTNNIQDTHSFDRREQNIVQYRSPEWRGLRAGVGWGVPEEKLTTPRNPALYSFATTYDRGPLNVALAYEIHQHYQTAGRNDDAIKVGVSYQFASTKVSALYERLHYRTATGDLTRNGYYTSVVQKLGPGSIRLGFALASNGAGNATETVGFFRSGAQTGATQFTVGYDYPLSKRTALFTYYSRINNRKNAIYDFAINSLGVSAGADPQTFALGMRHNF; this comes from the coding sequence ATGGCTGGCGCCGGGGCGCTCGCCGTGGTGGCGGTGTGCGGGCCCGCTCATGCGCAATCCACGGTAACGGTCTATGGGCGGCTCAACACCAGCATCGAGTATTCGCGCGCCAGCACCGCCACCGACGGCGCCGTGCTGGGCGGCACCGGACGGCTGACCAATAACCGGTCGGTCTTCGGCTTGCGGGGCGAAGAGGGCCTTGGCGGCTCTCTCAAGGCAATCTGGCAGATCGAGAGCAACCTGTCGATCGATAACGGGGCCGGGCAGATTGCGGGACGAAACTCTCGCATTGGTTTGAGCGGTGACTACGGTACGTTTTTCATGGGGCACTGGACCACGCCCTACACCGAAGCCACCATGGAATACGACCCCTATTACCCGACCACCGCCGGGTATATGGCGCTGATCAGCAACGGCTCGGCATCGAGCACCAACAACATCCAGGACACGCACTCCTTCGATCGCCGCGAGCAGAACATCGTGCAATACCGCAGCCCGGAATGGAGAGGCTTGCGCGCGGGGGTGGGCTGGGGCGTGCCCGAGGAAAAGCTCACCACGCCGCGCAACCCGGCGCTCTACTCGTTCGCCACCACCTATGACCGCGGGCCGCTCAACGTGGCGCTGGCCTACGAGATACACCAGCACTACCAGACGGCGGGCCGCAACGACGATGCCATCAAGGTGGGCGTGTCCTACCAGTTCGCCAGCACCAAGGTCTCCGCCCTGTATGAGCGGCTGCACTACCGCACCGCCACGGGTGACCTGACGCGCAACGGGTACTACACCTCGGTGGTGCAAAAGCTCGGGCCCGGCAGCATCAGGCTGGGTTTCGCGCTAGCCAGCAACGGCGCCGGCAATGCCACCGAGACGGTGGGGTTTTTTCGCAGCGGCGCGCAGACCGGCGCCACCCAGTTCACGGTCGGCTATGACTACCCGCTGTCAAAGCGCACCGCGCTCTTTACCTACTACAGCCGCATCAACAACAGGAAAAACGCTATCTACGACTTCGCCATCAACAGCCTCGGCGTTTCGGCAGGCGCCGATCCGCAAACCTTTGCGCTAGGCATGCGCCACAACTTCTAA
- a CDS encoding cupin domain-containing protein, with amino-acid sequence MNTTRFAAAPAYFPPGHEGMGCLRLQGFEAGPSASLWLGVSVILPGGHTGLDASPMEKHYVVLEGEVTISNGEQVARLSQYDSVCLAPGEARKVENPGNRPAMLLLAMPYPP; translated from the coding sequence ATGAACACGACCCGGTTCGCCGCCGCGCCGGCCTATTTCCCGCCCGGCCACGAGGGCATGGGCTGCCTGCGCCTGCAGGGGTTTGAGGCCGGGCCGTCGGCGTCGCTCTGGCTCGGTGTCTCGGTGATCCTGCCGGGCGGCCATACCGGGCTGGATGCCTCGCCCATGGAAAAGCACTATGTGGTGCTGGAGGGGGAAGTCACCATCAGCAACGGGGAGCAGGTCGCGCGTCTGTCGCAGTACGACTCGGTCTGCCTGGCGCCGGGTGAAGCCCGCAAGGTGGAGAATCCCGGCAACCGTCCCGCCATGCTGCTGCTGGCCATGCCGTATCCGCCTTGA
- a CDS encoding LacI family DNA-binding transcriptional regulator, which yields MDQRKRITLKDLAAKADVHYSTVSRVMNAATRHLVADEVAERILRMADELGFRPNRIAAGLRTKRSGLIGVVLPDISNPVFPPILAGLEGVLASHGYVPIVVNVGADKTRQRFVIDQMMGRQVDGLILATAEREDAVLDYCVKQHIPVVMVNRGEDLGRVPCVVSDNLLGMRLAVDHLVALGHRRIGHIAGPDSLSTGHQRKQGFIDAVRRHKLRKNEWAIVEAASYGREAGREACRALLAQFPALTAIAAGNDLVALGCYDYLREAGIACPARVSVIGHNDMPFVDALTPALTTIRIAVHEMGVQAATLLLARIENAKAEAASVVLRPELIVRGSTAPPAH from the coding sequence ATGGACCAGCGCAAGCGCATTACCCTGAAGGACCTGGCGGCGAAGGCGGATGTCCATTACTCCACCGTTTCCCGGGTGATGAACGCCGCCACGCGGCACCTGGTCGCCGATGAGGTGGCCGAGCGCATCCTGCGCATGGCCGACGAGCTCGGTTTCCGGCCCAACCGCATCGCCGCCGGGCTGCGCACCAAGCGCTCCGGGCTCATCGGCGTGGTGCTGCCGGATATCTCCAACCCCGTGTTCCCGCCGATCCTGGCCGGGCTCGAGGGCGTGCTGGCCTCGCATGGCTATGTGCCCATCGTGGTCAATGTAGGCGCCGACAAGACGCGCCAGCGTTTTGTCATCGACCAGATGATGGGCCGCCAGGTCGACGGCCTGATCCTGGCGACCGCCGAGCGCGAGGATGCCGTGCTGGACTACTGCGTCAAGCAGCACATCCCCGTGGTGATGGTCAATCGCGGCGAAGATCTCGGCCGGGTGCCCTGCGTGGTGAGCGACAACCTGCTCGGGATGCGGCTCGCCGTCGATCATCTGGTGGCGCTCGGGCATCGCCGCATTGGCCATATCGCCGGGCCGGACTCGCTGTCCACCGGCCACCAGCGCAAGCAGGGTTTTATCGATGCGGTGCGCCGGCACAAGCTGCGCAAGAACGAATGGGCGATCGTGGAAGCGGCAAGCTACGGCCGCGAAGCGGGGCGCGAAGCGTGCCGCGCGCTGCTGGCGCAGTTTCCCGCGCTGACCGCGATCGCCGCGGGCAACGACCTGGTGGCGCTGGGATGCTATGACTACCTGCGCGAGGCCGGGATTGCATGCCCCGCGCGCGTCTCGGTGATCGGCCACAACGATATGCCCTTTGTCGATGCGCTCACGCCCGCGCTCACCACCATCCGGATTGCCGTTCACGAGATGGGCGTGCAGGCGGCGACGCTGCTGCTGGCGCGCATCGAGAACGCGAAGGCCGAGGCTGCCAGCGTGGTGCTCCGCCCGGAGCTGATCGTACGCGGCTCGACGGCGCCGCCGGCGCACTAG
- a CDS encoding tripartite tricarboxylate transporter substrate binding protein codes for MIRNILLCATLAVSAGGALAQPPQYPAKPIRLVVPFSSGSATDILARIVGNKLGESGRYQMIVENRPGAGGTLGAGLVAKAAPDGYTLILVSVGHAINATLYPKLSYDTVKDFAPVTLVATVPNVLVVNSASKLGSVKDVVAAAKAKPGTMNFDSAGSGSSTHLSGELFKMEAGVDIAHIPYKGTGEALTDVMAGRVDLMFAPTVSAMPFVRQGKLKALAVTTPKRATALPDIPTVAESGLPGYAFESWFGVLAPAGTPKEIVAALNGEIAKALATPEVRERLSVQGAEARTSTPQEFERYIKAEIAKLAPVVRQSGVQAGQ; via the coding sequence GTGATTCGAAACATCCTGCTGTGCGCCACCCTCGCGGTGAGCGCCGGGGGCGCGCTCGCCCAGCCGCCCCAGTATCCCGCCAAGCCGATCCGCCTGGTGGTGCCATTCTCATCCGGCAGCGCGACCGACATCCTCGCCCGCATCGTTGGCAACAAGCTGGGCGAATCCGGCCGCTACCAGATGATCGTGGAGAACCGGCCCGGTGCGGGCGGCACGCTCGGCGCGGGGCTGGTCGCCAAGGCCGCGCCGGATGGCTACACCCTGATCCTGGTATCGGTCGGGCATGCCATCAATGCCACGCTTTATCCCAAGCTGTCGTACGACACCGTCAAGGACTTCGCGCCGGTGACGCTGGTGGCGACGGTGCCCAACGTGCTGGTGGTAAACAGCGCCAGCAAGCTGGGTTCGGTCAAGGACGTGGTGGCAGCGGCCAAGGCCAAGCCTGGCACGATGAACTTCGATTCCGCCGGGTCCGGCAGCTCGACGCACCTGAGCGGGGAGTTGTTCAAGATGGAAGCCGGCGTGGATATCGCGCACATTCCTTACAAGGGCACGGGCGAGGCGCTCACCGATGTCATGGCGGGCCGTGTCGACCTGATGTTTGCGCCCACTGTCTCCGCCATGCCGTTCGTGCGCCAGGGCAAGCTCAAGGCGCTGGCGGTGACCACACCGAAGCGGGCTACCGCCTTGCCGGACATCCCGACGGTGGCGGAGTCGGGCTTGCCGGGTTACGCCTTCGAGTCATGGTTCGGTGTGCTGGCGCCCGCGGGCACACCCAAGGAGATCGTGGCCGCGCTCAATGGCGAGATCGCCAAGGCGCTGGCCACGCCCGAGGTGCGCGAGCGGCTGTCGGTGCAAGGCGCCGAAGCGCGCACGTCCACGCCGCAGGAGTTCGAGCGCTATATCAAGGCGGAGATCGCCAAGCTGGCGCCGGTGGTGCGGCAGTCCGGCGTGCAGGCCGGGCAGTAG
- a CDS encoding SDR family NAD(P)-dependent oxidoreductase — MTIQQQGSTPQLAGKVAVILGGTGGIGMATARKLAALGASVVLVSRDAQTAARAVAELPPGNHHAAVAQISDTASLVRLADDVQRKYGRIDMLVNSAGFTKAIAHADLDALDDALIDEMFAVNWRGQFAAIRAMAPHLKATGEGLVVNVGSIAGRTGMGSNVAYCAVKAGLDMMAVSLGRALAPEIRVLNVSPGVVDTDFVPGRDSAFNERAARTTPLKRIGKPDDVADAIVACATSLRFSTGTTIVVDGGRQLG; from the coding sequence ATGACCATTCAACAACAAGGCTCGACCCCGCAACTTGCCGGCAAGGTTGCCGTGATCCTCGGCGGCACCGGCGGCATCGGCATGGCGACGGCGCGCAAGCTCGCCGCCCTGGGGGCCAGCGTGGTGCTGGTCAGCCGCGACGCGCAGACTGCCGCGCGGGCGGTGGCTGAATTGCCGCCGGGCAACCACCATGCGGCCGTGGCACAGATCAGCGACACCGCCTCGCTCGTGCGCCTGGCCGATGACGTGCAGCGCAAGTACGGCCGCATCGACATGCTGGTCAACAGCGCGGGCTTCACCAAGGCGATAGCGCATGCCGACCTCGACGCGCTGGACGATGCGCTGATCGATGAGATGTTCGCCGTGAACTGGCGCGGCCAGTTCGCCGCGATCCGCGCCATGGCGCCGCACCTGAAGGCAACGGGCGAGGGGCTGGTGGTCAACGTGGGGTCCATCGCGGGGCGCACCGGCATGGGCAGCAACGTGGCGTACTGCGCGGTGAAGGCAGGGCTCGACATGATGGCCGTATCGCTGGGCCGGGCGCTGGCGCCGGAGATCCGCGTGCTCAACGTATCGCCCGGCGTGGTTGACACCGATTTCGTGCCCGGGCGCGACAGCGCCTTCAACGAGCGCGCGGCCAGGACCACGCCGCTCAAGCGCATCGGCAAGCCGGATGACGTCGCCGATGCCATCGTGGCCTGTGCCACGTCGCTGCGCTTTTCCACCGGCACCACCATCGTGGTCGACGGCGGGCGCCAGCTTGGCTGA
- a CDS encoding 3-keto-5-aminohexanoate cleavage protein, whose translation MHSRKTIITCAVTGNIVTPAQHPGLPVTPAQIATAALEAAEAGAAAAHIHVRDPETGRPSMALEYYAEVIELIRKRNKALIINLTTGPGGRFVPGEDEPRNAGPGTTLVRPEVRVAHIAALRPDVCSLDLNTMNSGADVVINTPRNVRKMAAIIREAGVMPELEIFDSGDLHMARDFIQEGVLDGPGLWTFVLGVKYGFAATPETLFYARNMLPPGAHWSAFGVGRAEFPIVAQAWLAGGHVRVGLEDNIYLEKGVLAPDNAALVAKARDIIKSLGGALASPHEARATLGLRAA comes from the coding sequence ATGCATAGCAGAAAGACCATCATTACCTGCGCCGTCACCGGCAATATCGTTACCCCGGCGCAACATCCCGGCCTGCCGGTGACGCCGGCGCAGATCGCCACGGCGGCGCTGGAGGCGGCCGAGGCGGGCGCGGCCGCAGCCCACATCCATGTGCGCGACCCCGAGACCGGGCGCCCATCGATGGCGCTCGAGTACTACGCCGAGGTGATCGAGCTGATCCGCAAGCGCAACAAGGCACTCATCATCAACCTGACCACCGGCCCGGGCGGGCGCTTCGTGCCGGGCGAGGACGAACCCCGCAACGCCGGCCCGGGCACCACGCTGGTCCGCCCGGAAGTGCGCGTCGCGCATATCGCCGCGCTGCGCCCCGATGTGTGTTCACTGGACCTCAACACCATGAATTCCGGTGCGGACGTGGTCATCAACACGCCCCGGAACGTGCGCAAGATGGCGGCCATCATCCGCGAGGCGGGCGTCATGCCGGAGCTTGAAATCTTCGACTCCGGCGACCTCCACATGGCGCGCGACTTCATCCAGGAAGGCGTGCTGGACGGCCCCGGCCTGTGGACCTTCGTGCTCGGCGTGAAATACGGTTTCGCGGCCACGCCGGAGACCTTGTTCTACGCGCGCAATATGCTGCCGCCGGGCGCGCACTGGTCCGCCTTCGGCGTTGGCCGGGCGGAGTTCCCGATCGTGGCGCAGGCGTGGCTGGCGGGCGGGCATGTCCGGGTTGGCCTGGAGGACAACATCTACTTGGAAAAGGGCGTGCTCGCGCCGGATAACGCAGCGCTGGTCGCCAAGGCGCGCGACATCATCAAATCGCTGGGCGGCGCGCTGGCGTCGCCACACGAGGCCCGGGCCACGCTCGGCCTGCGGGCGGCATGA
- a CDS encoding response regulator transcription factor codes for MTISGSYPSPGGAWLVDDGVVLVVDDDAALRDGIASLFRSMDIQVRTFASAAEFLCFPIPDVPCCLVLDVRLRGASGLELQAMLAEVGCPVPVVFISGHADVAMSVMAMRAGATHFLTKPFRDQDLLDAVTEAIGRDVQRRACERRGRELKAAFETLTSREREVMALAAAGLMNKQIADDVGLSTVTVKIHRAQAMKKMGARTFADLVVMAHVLGLTNAAAQA; via the coding sequence ATGACGATATCCGGCAGCTATCCCAGTCCCGGCGGCGCCTGGCTCGTCGACGACGGCGTGGTGCTGGTCGTTGACGATGACGCGGCCTTGCGCGATGGCATTGCCAGCCTGTTCCGCTCGATGGACATCCAGGTCAGGACCTTTGCCTCGGCGGCCGAGTTCCTGTGCTTTCCGATTCCCGATGTGCCGTGCTGCCTGGTGCTGGATGTACGCCTCAGGGGGGCCAGCGGGCTGGAGCTGCAGGCCATGCTGGCCGAGGTGGGCTGCCCGGTGCCGGTGGTGTTTATCTCTGGCCACGCGGACGTTGCCATGTCGGTCATGGCGATGCGGGCCGGCGCAACGCACTTCCTGACCAAGCCGTTCCGCGACCAGGACCTGCTCGATGCGGTGACGGAAGCCATTGGCAGGGACGTGCAGCGGCGCGCTTGCGAGCGGCGCGGGCGCGAACTGAAGGCTGCGTTCGAGACGCTGACATCGCGCGAGCGCGAAGTCATGGCACTGGCGGCGGCGGGCCTGATGAACAAGCAGATTGCCGACGATGTGGGCCTGAGCACGGTCACGGTCAAGATCCACCGCGCGCAGGCCATGAAGAAGATGGGCGCGCGGACCTTTGCCGACCTGGTGGTGATGGCGCACGTGCTTGGCCTGACCAACGCGGCGGCGCAGGCGTGA
- a CDS encoding selenium-binding protein SBP56-related protein encodes MATWKPDPSFYPSPRLAAKAPPEALAYVAMFDPTRTQPDGIAVVDVDPASKAYGTIVGQVMVPNAGDELHHFGWNACSSCLCPNAPHPHMERRYLVVPGLRSSRIYIIDTKPDPLRPAITKIIEPGELAERTGYSRPHTVHCGPGGIYVTALGNAEGKGPGGIMLLDQQGFDPLGQWEVERGPQHFAYDGWWHLGFDTLVTSEWGTPDMIEDGLVPEILLGSRYGRRLHFWDMTKRKHLQEIDFGEEYQLVFELRPAHDPTKAYGFVNCVISLKDLSSSIWVWYRDEGKWAIRKIIDIPAEAADPDLLPPILKGFKAVPPLVSDIDLSMDDRFLYVSCWGTGDLLQYDVSDPFAPRQTGCVRIGGIVSHATHPGAGGAALNGGPQMVEVSRDGRRIYFTNSLYGAVDAQFYPEGIEGWMVKLDAAPEGGIRFDPRFFLRWPAGHRPHQVRLEGGDCSSDSYCFP; translated from the coding sequence ATGGCGACCTGGAAGCCCGATCCGAGCTTTTACCCCTCCCCGCGCCTGGCAGCAAAGGCGCCGCCCGAAGCACTCGCCTATGTGGCGATGTTCGATCCCACGCGTACCCAGCCTGACGGCATTGCCGTAGTCGACGTCGATCCCGCCTCCAAGGCCTACGGCACCATCGTCGGCCAGGTCATGGTGCCCAACGCGGGCGACGAACTGCATCACTTCGGCTGGAACGCCTGCTCGTCCTGCCTGTGCCCGAACGCCCCGCACCCGCATATGGAGCGGCGCTACCTGGTGGTGCCGGGCCTGCGCTCGTCGCGCATCTACATCATCGACACCAAGCCCGATCCGCTGCGGCCTGCCATTACCAAGATCATCGAGCCGGGCGAGCTGGCCGAGCGCACCGGTTACTCGCGCCCGCATACCGTGCATTGCGGCCCCGGCGGCATCTACGTGACCGCACTGGGTAACGCAGAGGGCAAGGGGCCGGGCGGCATCATGCTGCTGGACCAGCAGGGCTTCGACCCGCTCGGGCAATGGGAAGTGGAGCGCGGCCCGCAGCATTTTGCCTATGACGGCTGGTGGCACCTTGGCTTTGACACCCTGGTGACCAGCGAATGGGGCACGCCGGACATGATCGAGGATGGCCTGGTGCCGGAGATCCTGCTCGGCTCGCGCTACGGCAGGCGGCTGCATTTCTGGGACATGACCAAGCGCAAGCACCTGCAGGAGATCGACTTCGGCGAGGAATACCAGCTCGTGTTCGAGCTGCGTCCCGCGCACGACCCCACCAAGGCGTACGGTTTCGTCAACTGCGTGATCAGCCTGAAGGACCTGTCCTCATCCATCTGGGTCTGGTATCGGGACGAAGGCAAATGGGCGATCCGCAAGATCATCGATATTCCAGCCGAGGCTGCGGACCCCGACCTGCTGCCACCCATCCTCAAGGGCTTCAAGGCGGTGCCGCCGCTGGTCAGCGATATCGACCTGTCGATGGACGACCGCTTCCTCTACGTGTCCTGCTGGGGCACCGGCGACCTGCTGCAGTACGACGTCTCCGACCCGTTCGCGCCCAGGCAGACCGGCTGCGTGCGCATCGGCGGCATCGTCTCGCACGCCACGCATCCGGGCGCAGGTGGCGCCGCGCTCAACGGCGGCCCGCAAATGGTGGAGGTCAGCCGCGACGGGCGGCGCATCTACTTCACCAACTCGCTTTATGGCGCGGTCGATGCGCAGTTCTACCCGGAGGGCATCGAGGGCTGGATGGTCAAGCTCGACGCCGCACCCGAAGGCGGCATCCGCTTCGACCCACGGTTCTTCCTGCGCTGGCCGGCGGGCCATCGCCCGCACCAGGTCAGGCTGGAAGGCGGGGATTGCTCGTCGGATTCGTATTGCTTCCCATAG
- a CDS encoding quinone oxidoreductase family protein, with product MNTIRVSQKAANIDALQLEFVGIPKPVPGSGQCVIEVASAGVNPSDVKATLGLMPHAVWPRVPGRDYAGVVVDGPAHLLGKEVWGSGGELGIRRDGTHSRYLTLDVAAVREKPANVTLQEAGAVGVPFVTAYEGLRRAGLPKAGSVVLVCGGNGKVGQATIQIATALGARVFAVEREAGPFRGHASSTVRMLDASRDNIAEVVRNETDGHGADIVYNTVGSPYFEQANKAMAIGAAQIFISTIDRAVPFDIFAFYRGQHTYVGIDTLAMDSIACAAVFDQLGPMFAAGQLRPFPVHADYTFALARAAEAYRAVLQGAPERVVLMP from the coding sequence ATGAACACTATCCGCGTCTCCCAGAAGGCAGCGAACATCGACGCGCTGCAACTCGAGTTCGTCGGCATTCCCAAGCCCGTGCCCGGCTCCGGCCAATGCGTCATCGAAGTCGCCAGCGCGGGCGTCAACCCGAGCGATGTCAAGGCCACGCTGGGTTTGATGCCGCACGCCGTATGGCCGCGTGTCCCCGGCCGCGACTACGCCGGCGTGGTGGTGGACGGCCCCGCGCACCTGCTGGGCAAGGAAGTCTGGGGCAGCGGCGGCGAGCTTGGCATTCGCCGCGATGGCACGCACAGCCGCTATCTGACGCTCGACGTTGCCGCGGTGCGCGAGAAGCCCGCCAATGTGACTTTGCAAGAAGCCGGCGCGGTTGGCGTGCCGTTTGTCACCGCCTATGAGGGCCTGCGCCGCGCTGGCCTGCCGAAGGCCGGCAGCGTGGTGCTGGTGTGCGGCGGCAACGGCAAGGTTGGCCAGGCTACCATCCAGATTGCCACCGCGCTGGGCGCGCGCGTCTTCGCCGTGGAACGCGAGGCCGGGCCGTTTCGCGGCCACGCCAGCAGCACCGTGCGCATGCTGGACGCCAGCCGCGACAACATCGCCGAAGTGGTGCGCAACGAGACCGACGGGCACGGCGCGGATATCGTCTACAACACGGTCGGCAGCCCATACTTCGAGCAAGCCAACAAGGCCATGGCGATCGGTGCCGCGCAGATCTTCATCTCGACCATCGACCGCGCCGTGCCGTTCGACATCTTCGCCTTCTACCGCGGGCAGCATACGTATGTGGGCATCGACACACTAGCCATGGACAGCATCGCTTGCGCGGCGGTCTTCGATCAGCTCGGCCCCATGTTCGCGGCCGGGCAGCTCAGGCCCTTCCCGGTGCACGCGGACTACACCTTCGCGCTGGCGCGCGCCGCCGAGGCTTACCGCGCGGTGCTGCAAGGCGCCCCGGAACGTGTGGTGCTGATGCCATGA